One Neisseria sicca genomic region harbors:
- a CDS encoding TrlF family AAA-like ATPase has translation MSNRKNLRGSIWSLWDLHIHTPASFHWNGEKFNGDKEHDNKLIDEMIHALNNAEPEVFAIMDYWTFDGWFKLQNRLKEPDSPKLEKTVFPGIELRLVAPMNGRLNAHVIFSNEIEKQILDDFKSALQIAIIDRPLSDSALIHLARQTGEDKLSKHGFQKNDTDNEEDKAIKAGSTIAEITMESYKQAISKVPNNQAIGFMPFDTNDGLDDIKWADHYAYTMTLFQSSPIFETRDFDKRCAFVGEKTDKNSKYFNNFQGALKNIPRLAVSGSDAHCFVGEAGNDDKRGYGDFPSNKKTWIKAEPTFKGLQQAILEPAKRSYVGEKPPKINEIELNKTFYIDSVEIKKTGTKSVGQWLDGCNIPLNPDLTAIIGNKGSGKSALADVIAMLGNSKQSKHFSFLKKDRFFGKSGEPANQFTGILTWHDGGKETRILSELSPEEKTERVRYIPQGYFEELCNEHTSGESNAFERELRSVIFSHTSEDMRLDALDFEQLIEKQEQSLRNRLSEYRKDLAKINEEIVGIEAQLQPIELKKLTETLQLKNAQIEEHKKLKPDEVIQPEIALDTIQQKIADDLAEVNRQIQNRQERLKTIASANTELAKQKQAIFDIQERLSLLQRSFDQLKQESADDLILLELSWNDIAVLDIRTSVLVSKKEMISSKQLELKTESERVEGEINELTGKQKTYTAQLDAPQRQYEAYQRQLTEWTQKLDALTGSTTEPETKIGLETRIKQIEQLPLELQKLREKRLQLSRDIFDTLNAQREERERLFKPVQDLIQDNSLIRDDYKLQFQATLSASSDAIANQLFGLIKQTSGEFRGQDEALTVIRTLFDAYDLNHKEGVTGFISNLFEKIETASKGNNEKAVGISNILKKDQTANAVYDLIFGLEFLEPRYSLVFQDTQIEQLSPGQRGALLLIFYLLVDKGQLPIILDQPEENLDNETVFRLLVPVLSEAKKKRQIIMVTHNPNLAVVCDAEQIIYANFSRSDNFTISYQAGAIENDEINKRVVTVLEGTKPAFDNRSGKYF, from the coding sequence ATGAGTAACAGAAAAAATTTGCGTGGCTCGATTTGGAGTCTATGGGACTTACACATTCATACCCCAGCATCGTTTCACTGGAATGGTGAAAAGTTCAATGGAGACAAAGAACACGATAATAAACTAATCGATGAAATGATTCATGCTTTGAATAATGCAGAACCAGAAGTCTTTGCTATCATGGATTATTGGACATTTGACGGATGGTTTAAATTGCAAAATAGGCTAAAAGAACCCGACTCGCCTAAATTGGAAAAAACTGTTTTTCCTGGGATTGAACTCCGGTTAGTAGCTCCTATGAATGGAAGATTAAATGCACATGTTATTTTTTCAAATGAAATAGAAAAACAAATTTTGGATGACTTTAAATCAGCCTTACAAATAGCCATTATAGATAGACCACTTTCTGATTCAGCATTAATACATCTTGCAAGACAAACAGGGGAGGATAAGCTAAGTAAACATGGATTTCAGAAGAATGATACTGATAATGAAGAGGACAAGGCTATAAAGGCAGGTTCTACAATTGCTGAAATCACCATGGAATCATATAAACAAGCAATTTCTAAAGTTCCAAATAACCAAGCGATTGGATTTATGCCTTTTGATACGAATGATGGATTAGATGATATCAAATGGGCTGATCATTACGCGTATACAATGACTTTATTTCAATCTTCTCCTATTTTTGAAACTCGAGATTTTGATAAAAGATGTGCATTTGTTGGAGAAAAAACTGATAAGAATTCAAAATATTTTAATAACTTTCAAGGTGCATTAAAAAATATTCCACGGTTAGCTGTCTCAGGAAGTGATGCACATTGTTTTGTAGGCGAAGCTGGCAATGACGATAAACGTGGATATGGTGATTTCCCATCAAATAAAAAAACTTGGATCAAGGCAGAGCCTACTTTTAAAGGGTTACAACAAGCTATTTTAGAGCCAGCAAAACGATCTTATGTTGGAGAGAAACCGCCTAAGATAAATGAAATTGAATTAAATAAGACTTTTTATATTGATTCTGTTGAGATTAAGAAAACTGGTACAAAATCTGTAGGACAGTGGCTGGATGGCTGTAATATTCCTTTAAATCCTGATTTAACAGCCATTATTGGAAATAAAGGTAGTGGCAAAAGTGCATTGGCTGATGTTATTGCTATGTTAGGAAATTCTAAGCAGTCAAAGCATTTTAGTTTCTTGAAAAAAGATAGATTCTTTGGAAAGTCTGGAGAACCAGCTAACCAATTTACAGGAATACTAACTTGGCATGATGGAGGCAAAGAAACTCGTATTCTTAGTGAATTATCACCAGAAGAAAAGACCGAACGAGTTCGCTATATCCCGCAAGGATATTTTGAAGAACTTTGTAATGAGCACACATCAGGGGAGTCAAATGCTTTTGAACGAGAACTTCGTTCAGTCATATTTTCACATACGAGTGAAGATATGCGACTTGATGCACTTGATTTTGAACAATTAATAGAAAAACAGGAACAGTCTCTTAGAAATAGACTAAGCGAATATCGCAAGGATTTAGCTAAGATTAATGAAGAAATTGTTGGAATTGAAGCGCAATTACAGCCTATCGAACTAAAAAAACTGACTGAAACACTTCAACTAAAAAATGCGCAAATTGAGGAGCATAAAAAACTCAAGCCTGATGAGGTCATACAGCCCGAAATTGCTTTGGATACAATACAGCAGAAAATTGCTGATGATCTTGCTGAAGTTAATCGACAAATACAAAATCGACAAGAACGTCTAAAAACTATTGCTAGCGCAAATACAGAATTAGCTAAGCAAAAACAAGCAATATTTGATATTCAGGAGCGGTTATCTTTGCTTCAGCGTTCATTTGATCAACTGAAACAAGAATCAGCGGATGACTTAATTTTACTTGAGCTATCTTGGAATGATATTGCCGTACTGGATATTAGAACATCAGTACTAGTTTCTAAAAAGGAAATGATTTCGTCTAAACAGTTAGAGTTAAAAACGGAGAGTGAAAGAGTTGAAGGTGAGATTAACGAATTAACAGGAAAACAAAAAACATATACTGCTCAATTGGATGCGCCGCAACGGCAGTATGAGGCATATCAACGACAACTCACGGAATGGACGCAAAAACTTGATGCTTTAACAGGGTCTACTACTGAACCTGAAACGAAAATAGGGTTGGAAACAAGGATAAAACAGATTGAACAACTACCTTTAGAACTTCAGAAACTACGAGAAAAACGTCTGCAACTATCCAGAGATATTTTTGATACGTTAAATGCGCAACGTGAAGAAAGGGAAAGATTATTTAAACCTGTTCAAGACTTAATCCAAGATAATTCTCTGATAAGAGATGACTATAAATTACAATTTCAGGCGACGTTGTCTGCTTCTTCGGATGCAATTGCTAACCAGCTATTTGGATTAATCAAGCAAACTTCTGGAGAATTTCGTGGACAAGATGAGGCATTGACCGTTATTAGAACATTATTTGATGCCTATGATTTAAATCATAAAGAAGGGGTTACAGGTTTTATAAGTAATCTATTTGAAAAAATTGAAACAGCTTCCAAGGGCAATAATGAAAAAGCAGTTGGTATCTCTAATATATTGAAGAAAGATCAGACTGCCAATGCTGTTTATGATCTGATATTTGGCTTGGAGTTCCTTGAGCCAAGATATTCATTAGTGTTTCAGGATACACAGATAGAACAGCTATCACCAGGACAAAGAGGAGCATTGTTATTAATCTTCTACTTATTGGTGGATAAAGGGCAATTGCCGATTATTCTTGATCAACCGGAAGAGAATTTAGATAACGAGACAGTATTTCGCTTATTAGTACCAGTGCTTTCTGAAGCAAAGAAAAAACGCCAAATCATTATGGTTACGCATAACCCTAATTTGGCGGTTGTTTGCGATGCCGAACAAATTATTTATGCCAATTTCAGCCGTTCCGATAATTTCACAATAAGTTATCAGGCTGGTGCTATTGAAAACGATGAAATCAATAAACGAGTAGTTACGGTACTAGAGGGTACTAAACCAGCCTTTGATAATCGTTCGGGAAAATATTTCTAA
- a CDS encoding CRISPR-associated helicase/endonuclease Cas3 — protein sequence MTTYYAHSAQDELGNLLPYEHWQTLQSHSVNVGEMAAEFARVFGAQEIACQTGQLHDLGKYSEAFNHRLHGGPSVDHATAGAKIAVERWGNVIGKLMAFCIAGHHAGLANGNGEGDNRRTLKQRLALQFGTDIPALDNLWQQEIKLPQNLSAPPLKADAHHPFFSYAFFTRMLYSCLVDADYLDTETFYSNLENKTVERGGYPNLNALRHNFNQFINDFRRRIAQAPEQTEAEKRNAALNRLRSEILEHAVEQAAQAQGLFTLTVPTGGGKTFTSMAFALEHAKRYDMRRVIYVIPFTSIIEQNAAEFRKAFGELGEQAVLEHHSTFDDGKLQNEATKDKLRLASENWDAPIVVTTAVQFFESLFADRSSRCRKLHNIAGSVIILDEAQMLPLNLLLPIMQVIKELAQNYRCSVVMCTATQPAVQAENGFYRGFENVREIAPKPTALFDKLRRTTVQHIGTQTDADLLVQLAEHPQMLVIVNNRRHARSLYDQAKHLDGTFHLTTLMCAKHRSQKLDEIRDRLKNGEPCRVIATSLIEAGVDVDFPLVMRAEAGLDSVAQAAGRCNREGKRPSENSFVWIFAPEEQWKAPPELATQAAVMRLTADSFSDDLLSTQAVAAYFAELYQLKGSELDNKKILKMHNDTGQSLDFPFQTVADKFRMIESHMQPLIIPFDVEAENLISSLHHADHIGGLLRKLQPYTVQIPEKALAALYKAGRIEPINEKNFGKQFYTLIGLDLYDEVAGLSWEDTEFLKGESLVF from the coding sequence ATGACGACTTACTACGCCCATTCCGCGCAAGACGAACTCGGCAATCTCTTGCCTTACGAACACTGGCAAACCTTACAAAGCCATTCGGTCAATGTCGGTGAAATGGCGGCGGAGTTTGCGCGAGTATTCGGTGCGCAGGAAATTGCCTGCCAGACGGGACAGCTTCATGACTTAGGGAAATATTCGGAAGCCTTTAATCACCGATTGCATGGCGGTCCTTCAGTCGATCACGCTACTGCCGGAGCAAAGATTGCGGTGGAACGCTGGGGAAATGTGATCGGTAAGCTGATGGCGTTTTGCATTGCTGGGCACCATGCGGGGCTTGCAAATGGCAATGGCGAAGGCGATAACCGCCGCACGTTAAAACAGCGTCTAGCGTTGCAATTTGGTACAGATATTCCCGCTCTTGATAACCTGTGGCAACAAGAAATCAAGCTCCCTCAAAACCTGTCCGCACCGCCACTCAAAGCCGACGCGCATCATCCTTTTTTCTCCTACGCCTTCTTCACCCGAATGCTCTATTCCTGCTTGGTAGATGCCGATTATCTTGACACCGAAACCTTTTATTCAAACCTAGAAAACAAAACCGTCGAACGCGGTGGTTATCCCAATCTAAACGCCTTACGACACAATTTCAATCAATTTATCAACGATTTCAGACGACGTATCGCCCAAGCTCCAGAGCAAACCGAAGCCGAAAAACGCAATGCCGCCTTAAACCGCCTGCGCAGCGAAATTCTCGAGCATGCCGTAGAACAAGCGGCGCAAGCGCAAGGGCTGTTTACGCTTACCGTGCCTACCGGCGGTGGCAAAACCTTCACTTCCATGGCATTCGCGCTGGAACACGCCAAACGGTACGATATGCGGCGCGTAATTTACGTGATTCCGTTCACCAGCATCATCGAACAAAATGCCGCCGAATTTCGCAAAGCCTTTGGCGAATTAGGCGAACAAGCCGTGTTGGAACACCACAGCACCTTCGACGACGGCAAACTGCAAAATGAGGCCACCAAAGACAAATTGCGCCTTGCCTCAGAAAACTGGGACGCGCCGATTGTCGTTACTACCGCCGTGCAATTCTTCGAATCCCTCTTTGCCGACCGCTCCTCGCGCTGCCGCAAGCTGCACAACATCGCAGGCTCCGTCATCATCCTCGACGAAGCGCAAATGTTGCCGCTCAATCTTTTGCTGCCCATCATGCAAGTCATCAAAGAATTAGCGCAAAACTACCGCTGCAGCGTCGTCATGTGCACCGCCACCCAGCCAGCCGTGCAAGCCGAAAACGGTTTCTATCGCGGCTTTGAAAATGTGCGTGAAATAGCCCCAAAACCGACCGCACTTTTTGACAAACTGCGCCGCACCACCGTGCAACACATCGGCACACAAACCGACGCCGACCTGCTCGTCCAACTTGCCGAACACCCGCAAATGCTCGTCATCGTCAATAACCGCCGCCACGCCCGCAGCCTGTACGACCAAGCCAAACACCTTGACGGCACATTCCACCTGACCACCTTAATGTGTGCCAAACACCGCAGCCAAAAGCTCGATGAAATCCGAGATCGTCTGAAAAACGGCGAACCCTGCCGTGTTATCGCTACCTCCTTAATCGAAGCCGGTGTGGATGTGGATTTTCCGCTGGTGATGCGCGCCGAAGCAGGTTTAGACAGCGTTGCCCAAGCTGCCGGACGCTGCAACCGCGAAGGCAAAAGGCCGTCTGAAAACAGCTTTGTCTGGATATTCGCGCCCGAAGAACAATGGAAAGCCCCGCCCGAACTTGCCACCCAAGCCGCCGTTATGCGCCTGACTGCCGACAGCTTTTCAGACGACCTCTTATCCACCCAAGCCGTCGCCGCCTATTTCGCCGAGCTTTATCAATTAAAAGGCAGCGAACTGGACAATAAAAAAATCCTGAAAATGCACAACGATACAGGGCAAAGCCTTGATTTCCCATTCCAAACCGTCGCCGACAAGTTCCGCATGATTGAAAGCCATATGCAGCCGCTGATTATTCCGTTCGATGTTGAGGCCGAAAACCTCATCAGCAGCCTGCACCACGCCGACCACATCGGCGGACTCTTGCGCAAACTGCAACCCTACACCGTCCAAATCCCAGAAAAAGCCCTCGCCGCTTTGTATAAAGCAGGGCGTATCGAACCGATTAACGAGAAAAACTTCGGCAAACAGTTTTATACGCTGATTGGGCTGGATTTGTATGATGAAGTGGCTGGGCTTTCTTGGGAGGATACGGAGTTTTTGAAGGGGGAGAGTTTGGTGTTTTAA
- the cas5c gene encoding type I-C CRISPR-associated protein Cas5c → MNQIRLHIWGDYACFTRPEMKVERVSYDVITPSAARGILAAVHWKPAIRWVIDRIYVLKPIRFESVRRNELGGKISAGKVSGAMKRKSVADLYTLIEDDRQQRAATVLKDVAYVIEAHAVLTAKAGADETVTKHIEMFKRRAKKGQCFQQPCLGVREFPADFALIDEGEPLPPSALSESEANRDLGWMLHDIDFDHGNTPHFFRAQMKDGVIDVPPFYAEEVKA, encoded by the coding sequence ATGAACCAAATCCGCCTACATATTTGGGGCGATTATGCCTGTTTTACCCGTCCGGAGATGAAGGTGGAACGGGTGTCTTATGATGTCATCACGCCGTCGGCGGCGCGCGGGATTTTGGCGGCGGTGCATTGGAAGCCGGCGATTCGGTGGGTGATTGACCGGATTTATGTGTTAAAGCCGATTCGGTTTGAGTCGGTGCGGCGCAATGAGTTGGGTGGCAAGATTTCGGCGGGTAAGGTCAGCGGCGCGATGAAGCGCAAGAGCGTTGCTGATTTATATACGCTGATTGAAGACGACCGCCAGCAGCGCGCGGCGACGGTGCTTAAAGACGTGGCTTATGTGATTGAAGCCCATGCGGTGCTGACGGCAAAAGCGGGCGCGGATGAGACCGTTACCAAGCATATCGAGATGTTCAAACGCCGTGCGAAAAAAGGGCAATGCTTTCAGCAGCCTTGTTTGGGCGTGCGTGAATTCCCTGCCGATTTTGCGTTGATTGACGAAGGCGAGCCGCTGCCGCCGTCGGCGTTATCGGAAAGCGAGGCAAACCGTGATTTGGGCTGGATGCTGCACGATATTGATTTTGACCACGGCAACACGCCGCATTTTTTCCGCGCACAAATGAAAGACGGCGTAATTGATGTGCCGCCGTTTTACGCCGAGGAGGTGAAAGCATGA